Part of the Henckelia pumila isolate YLH828 chromosome 2, ASM3356847v2, whole genome shotgun sequence genome is shown below.
ctaaaatccaatctactaaatcgcatgcattaaatttaataaatattatgattattatttttaggtttaatcgatttaaattctttatttgaagtatgtgctaataaaatatttttattatttatgattttgttttactaactattttgttaatgttttgaaatgtttaagtttatttgtataaatgattttattgtgtaatttaaattgttttaatatttttttaaaggtttaggattgcatatttaaatgattttaactatttagtttattcttttaaatggttttaactgtttagcctatttgtttaaatatttttgagtgtccaaattatttattttaattagcctAAGTTTAgcgattagttattttaaattattttaagttattttaaatgtttagtttatttatttaaattctttttaattgtctaaatcattttaaatgttttagacttgTTTATTCAAACCTTTCTTTTTatttgtccaaatcattttaaaggtttttatttccacttgtgtatttatttaaattgcttttaaacgttagtctagtttgtttaaattattttaattgatctactcgttatttaaatattttactcgttgtcgtgacatcagaatatttaatGTGTTAATTGCCtaaatatttcatttttctcgcgCATTagaattcattatttttaacttttgtGAAAACTAGTATTTTTATTTCCGGTCtagtaaaattaatttaatgttttaaattaggatttttaagcttgtatttttatttagtgcgaTTTAATTTAAGTCCTAATTACTAGCATTGGTTtaacactttttaaaagtgtgttgCACTTTTTCATGGAATTCCTGCACTCCCATTTTTCTAGGGTTTACCTATGCTAGCACTTGGACTCAAATATTTAATCCTAGCCACACCCACTCAAAAACCCACACAAACACACGCACATGCACACACACAAGAAGCCGACATTCCCTTGTTtctctcccaagctcaatccatCGGCTCCCTATTCCTCTTCTCTTCAAGCTTGCCGCCGCCAGCCACCTCTCTTCTCCGGCGAAACTCCACCATCGCGAGCTGAACGAGCTGGTGCATCCCTCTTGCAGCTCGGTTTCTGCTCATTCCAGCCCTTGGATCGATTTTCTTCAGCTCATTTGAGCTCGTGCACTTCGGTTTTAGCTAGGCAAGGATATGGTTTCTTTGCTTCACCTTGTAAACTATATATGTTGTGTGTTGCATTTTCTTGAAGCATTCgaatttttttaagaatattaCTGCTCTGTTCGAAAGTCATGTTTCCCCTGCCCTTCGATTTTAATTTCAGAAAATTCTTGCATTTTCACTTGGCTCGGTTTGCTGCTATAATTTATGGATTCATGTATTGCATTTGTTTGTTGGTTGTCCATAGCATGAGATCGAAATGTCCAGAAGTTTCATAGCATGTGTTCGAGAAATTCCAGATTTCTTTTATAAGCTTGTGGTTCGAATATTTCTCAGATGTTCTTCATGCTTTGAGTTCGTATGTTGGTTCAGAAATTGCCTTGGCTTGTGTTTGAACACTGTCCAGTCCATTTACTATTATGATGTTTGAATTGCTTTCAGTTTTCCCCTTGGCTTGTGTCATTCAAAAGTTTTAGAATTTATGTATAGCAAGTGTTCGAACCATTTCCAGATTTTTGCCTTCATGTTATGTGAtcgaattttcagattttttatggCTTATGGATCGATTCAAATTTCCAAATTATATACATCTTTGGGTTCGAACACTTGGTGTTTGTTGTGTTGATtaggatggtgatttagagctaTCATGGATGATATGAAGTTCACATGGTAGCAACTAGGATGACGTGAAGTTAGCTTGTGGGATGGAGTTGAGGTGCATTCGAGTAATGAGGATGGTTGGGCTCGGTTATGATTGTGCCTAAGGCCTGCCCTTTTGAAGGAAGTTGAGCTGGGTTTTGGGTTGTTATGAGGTGAGTTTAAGGGGGTTTTGGGTGAGCTTAAATTTTGGTTATGATACCAAGATAATGGCTGGAGTTTGGGGACAAATAGATAGGTTTTTTGGAGTGAGTTTTGAaacaagacatgagcagaattttgTTGGTGTGTGAACTGTCCggaaactattttttttaaaacagggATAAACTCGGGTTTTGGTCAAGGGCTCGGGTCTGAAACTTTTCCTAGATGTTgggaatatgtcggttcaagtgtaatttaattcggttaagttttggtcgagttcCAGATTTCTAATTgattaggtgcagaatttttgaagCAAAACAGGGCTGCTGCCCGGAATTGTGTTTTTTGTAAAATGATCGCTTAAGAAATAAATTCCGAGGATGATTTTtctacttagttctaagtgtcatggaatcgtggtttcaagcagaatcctttttgattaagaattgagcgaGTTACAAATTTTACAGGCGAACCGCTCCAATTTGTCTTAAGCGCTACACTATGGTTTAGTTTTCCCATCCTttggtttgtctcctaaatcaccatcccgatcatccatgtgtgagtcatatgcatgattatcgattaatatttacatgtacgtcatatttacatatgcatgctaagtcaatattcaagtatgaaagaaaatatttttacaaacgaagtgagatgattgtgactaaatttatttacgtgtatgtgtggggttgagagaaatcttggcctcccttaccaagtatgggcaagatggGTTGGAAAATACCTGACCTTcttgcggcattgtgcactgcagccatgatcatgatcgaaatcacagagtcacaattcaaggatctaagttcaaatatttGTGACTATGTTCAGATCAGTTTATTCAGTTATTTATGTTTTAcatagccatgcatatgtttcattcatgttcactCCATTTATTTAGAAATCATTCATTTAAGTtaaggtcacaaaatatttaattatcaagatatttttaatctgtgtgtgcttatatttacgtagtactcgttatttctTCCCATAtttttgctgagtcttttagattcactacacttattgttttcaggtgtggagtatttcatttagatcgaggggcaagactatcgagtggactgcgatgcggtcACGGCACATCCCTTCGACCTATGCTCGTCTTCCGCATATATAGTTACTagaatttatatgttatgaagcatttattttgcttatttgtcaaatgtatatgtaatgtttgattagaattgTTTTGGGCATATAAATATTAGATTTTTAAATACTTTCGGATATTTGTTATGTCGAATCTCTTCCTTAGATTCTCGTTCTTTTCTCGGTTTTGTTTACTTGTGTCGTCGGTTGTTTAtttctttcattttattttgtttgctgTCTGAGACATGCGGATTTTCACttaaacaaataggtcatgccgaaatttttataaatttttttgaaaaatccgcattttatttaattattacttATGTTGAGTCAGGATCGTTTCACAAAGGCCCCGTTTGGTAGACTGGATACTGGATAATTGCttgattaataattaattaatcccATGTTTGTATCGATTTTTGTACGTAGATTGTTAGCCAGATTGACTAAAAATCACTATATAACCTTGACTCCTTTTCGGCCTCATTTCACGTGGATAGTTTTTGTCCGTCGTCTACAGTGTCCAGGATTACACCaagaatttatcaaaataacccttatttaaataataataaaccaAAGCACTTGCTTCTGTAAACTTAGAAATTTCTTCATTTTTCGAGCAAATTCATTCCAGATCTGAAAATATTCGAGCAATTTATTACACATCTGAAAAATTATCGCAAGTAAGTAAATTCATTCAAGATCTGGAAATCGTGTCTACAGTTCCATTAAGATTGAAGGAAGCCACAATGGAATTGTTGAATTCATTCTCGTCTTCTTCTTCGGATCTCGCAGGAGGGAAAATATGAAAGATACTTTTTTTTTGATAGAATATGAAATCTACTTACTGGATCTATTTCCTCTTTCCTTTCGTCAGTGAAGAAGATGGGATGGGAATATTGTTGTATATTGTAGTGGTGGGTCAGAGATTGGAGTTGCAAGTGATGGTATTTTGGTCATCAAATAAAATACATATTAGTCAATCTCACTTATAACCCACAAACCAAACATAACAATaactataaaatatttttttatcaaacacttaTCAATCAATTTATTATTCATTTAGTTATTTCATCCTCATATCAAGCGGACCTAAAATTTTATAGTGAATCCTTCTGCCTTCATTCAGTGGAAGAAGGGGTCAAGCAGGAACAAtgagtctccgaacatccagaaataaACACTTAATTTCTTTATGTTTCAGTATACTTCTCATATCAGTTTACTTATCAGTCCTACATACACAAGTCATTTGATACATGTTTAAATCTATCAGTTGACCTCCTTCCGCACAGACATAGACACAGacagacacacacacacacaaatatttGTTGGTCAATTGATATCGACTCAATCTACAAAATTAGCTgtggaaaaaaattaaaattttgaatttaaattaaattttaaaaataaaatggatccataaaaaattaagatttttattaaatttaaatttaaatttgatgACTGATCTCCATGGCccttgaaattttttaaaaccttATATTTTAATAGAAATACTCACACATATATTATTTATAGCATTCCAATATATCTTTATTGCTCGTAAATCCCATTATTTTACATTTGCTAAATGTTGGTGTCATTTCAttctcaattttttattttacatattttaaatacccaaataatttttttatgaaactaATGAACACAACACAAGTCTGGAGAGTGAAATTAGCAACCCTCACTGGAAAATGATAGCTCCGTCATCGTTACATATTATCTTCTCCTATTATAATTTATACGTCCCCAAACTTAACATTTTGGATTTGTCTCCTAAGGCCCTAACCAAGGAAATGACATTTCCTTGCTTGATATCTTATTTCACTCATAAATATTACGAGACTTGCCTTGTTGTTagacaacatatatatattcgatATATCATCTACAGAGAAATATAAACATCAAAATTTTACACTATTGCAAAAACGTTATATCTCCGTAACAATAAAACCAAGtttaagtatttatagtttCTTAATAAAATATGTTGAAAGATTAGATCACCGTTTGATCAATGATAAAGGATGTTCGAGTTAAAAGATTAGATCACCGTTTGATCAATGATAATGTATTAGATTTTCAAACATGATAAGAAAAATGTCAAGTACTATTTATTATACAAAGATGAGTTATTCTATTATATTTCCACTAGTACATAGTACAGAAAGTGGACAAGGGACAAATAGCCTATCAAATCGTTAAACGTCAATGTTCTTATAACTTGATCTTGATTTGTGCAATATCTTGCAAAACTGTACTTGCAAAAAAGGCTTTAAGAACAAGCTCCTTAAAAAAGAATTGGGATATACATAGGCATATAGTCATTGTATGGCTAACTCATGAGACCAATTAATTACTTTTCTTGTGGTGGTATCACAATAACCACTGCGCTTATTTGGGGTGAAAGAAAACCCCAATTAGTGTCAATGATAAACAAATTAAAGCCTTGTTAAAGAATTTACCTATAAAAGCAAGCCAACTCGATCAAACCCAAAAACCCTTCAAAATAGAGTGTTGAATTTGTCAATTGACTACAGAGATCAATTAGGAACTAATGTATATTTAACTCCCGTTAGATAGTATGAAAATGCATGTAATGATAATTTGAAAAGGACATCACACCAAAACAAAAGACGTTTCTATTAGGACATGATGTCTGCAAGCTTAATGGATTAAATTACACAACAAGAGGGATGATGTGTAATTTTCACCCATAGGGAAAACCTACAGTGGCATAACAAACAATCATATTTTAAGCGAGGAGTTTGACTTCTCGTCGACACCTTTCAGCAGCTCATATGTCTCAAAATTGAGTTTTTTCGTCATTGTTTTCTTGATATacttgatttaattttaatttcatcTCTATTAATCTctgttttttaataatattttcatttctATAAGATAGATTTCTTATTGccgttttaaaaatttttcagcTTTGTGATATTGCTTATTTTAAAAGTAACTGCATTGTGCTGATCATATGTCGCTGATATGATGTCATAttgaaaataaatttggattgtGATATcagtcaaatatttttaaatcttaaGTACGATTTCATacaaaaaatattgaatatCTTATTAATGAAAAGCTTTGTAAAAGTATAATGACCAAATATCTTATTCATCTTTTTAATTCttatgcattattttttgtTCTTCGTTAAAAATTATAGTGCGGGTGGATTTCGAATCCTAGTGCCAATGACATCGGTCGTGGATTCTCATATAAAAAACAATCAATTTTatgatattaaattaaaatatattgataaaaaaaagtTTGGAAGGGTATGCTGGTCCTGTACCCTATTTACCCTATTTTGCTATGATAGTATATAAATGTACTCATCGGTGTTTATTATATTCTTGCCTTCTTGGATTAATATTAAACCCTTATAACTTCCTCCGGACCTTCACCTAACTTCAAACTCGGAGACTCACACTTCTCCTGATCATGGGCTGGCTTCGTTCATTTCTATCTCCTCTGAAGAAGTTCTGGGGCCGTATACGCGTAAAACGAACACGTCCGTAAATTCAACCAAAGTATATATCTTGAATTCATCGCTTTTTGTATCAATTTCTCATACAATCTCGATTCAATATTTATCTCGCAGGTAGAGGAATATATACGCTGTACGAAGATGTTAAGTCGTGTTCGTGTGAAGATGTTCACGCATTGTGGATGCTGGTGGTTGACTCTTCGGAAACAAACATGAATCAATGATAAGTCATGTGCTTGGATGAATGTTAATGTAGCCAATTAGAGATCCATAGAATATATAATGAATGCTTGCCTTTAATTACCATATACGCCTTCATTGTATAAAATGACGAAATTAAACATAAatccaaagttttttttttaaacatatatttacgATAAAGCTGTTCTCTATTGTTTCCAAGAAAATGTTTGCCACGAACATGTAACATGTTTAGTTGATGGATTCATGTTGGAGGCTTCTAGAATTGGGATTAAGTTCATTTGTTTTGGACAACATCGGGTATCATATCGTTGAAATttgtcccacatcggttggACAGAACACGATTCTCTCCCTTCAACTAGCTAGTTTTTTGagttgagttaggtccaagttcaCCTTTTTTAACATCCGTTGACATCAAATCCAGTTTGTCTTATCCTCGTGTCTGGTTTGAGTTGAGTGAGAGTGAATGTTTGAtctattatatttataatttttcctATTGATAGTTTCTCGAATGAAACACCGGATTTGCCTAGTGAAGAGGGTATGATCAGTTCCATGGTCAAAAGAAAAgttttttgtttgaattttttttttctattaataattgtacatgataaaacatatgaTCAGTTCCATGGTCAAAAGAAAAgttttttgtttgaattttttttttctattaataATTGTACATGATAAAACACTATTATATACACTACGATTAATATAGTATTAAACCCATGACGAACTTCAACCAACAGCTCGGACCTCGGAGCCTCGGACGGACCATAACttaaaattacatatttttatataaaataaataaattatacataTACAGAGCAATGGGCCATATATAAATCTGTTGATTGAATAATGGACCATCATAATGTTAAATTATGTTGAAATATTCGGGTCTGGCCTGTTAATCATATTGGGCCAAAGTTTACTGAGCCCATTTACTCCACCATTTACGAAAACCCTAGACCTAGAAAAAGCTTCCCCCTCACTCCCGGGGAAAGCAGGAAAACGCCTCACGAGCACGCACAGAACTCAGCTTCTCAAGAGCATCGGCACGAGGCGGGAGTGCGCATCATCAGAAACCGTAATTTTTGCGCATTCACTTGCGATTCTCTCCTACTTATGATTTCAGTGTATATGTACTGATAGATCGAGATGATTTTGTATGATAACATAGATGGAGTTTTTGGTTTTGCAGAAAATGGCGGACAAGGCAGTGACGATTAGAACAAGGAAGTTCATGACAAATCGCCTTCTTTCCAGGAAACAATTTGTATGCTTgtgaattttattattattattttctcttttttttgcTTTTGCAATTTTGTGTTTCAGAAAGTTTTTACatttgcttgtttattttattttatttttcacttattttcaGATCATTGATGTGTTGCATCCAGGGAGGCCCAATGTTTCTAAGGTGTGATTTCCAGTTGCATTCATTTTTTGAACTGGACTTTTATACTGTTTGCGTTGTTTTGCTAAATTATCTGGGGACAATGGGATTTATGTGATACTGAATTCTCTTTAAGAGTCCTATGTGAATGTAGTGATACAACCTTgtgatttattgattaattttttcaTTTCAAGACGTGGAGGCTCCCGAAATGATAGACTTGGAGAAGAGTTGTGAATCTTTTGCTATTTTGTTCACAACACACTATTGCTAGTAATAAATGGTGCTCTCTAGAATTTCTATCAAAATGTGATAAAATTTAAGTTTTCAGGATGATTTGGATTTGAGGGAACACTAGAGGGGGAAGGATTTGAAATGACTCCGATGAATTTACCACAATGGTTCAAAAAAATAACTAACTGAGATAGAAAATGTAGAACGTCGTTATAATTTTGGACGTTGGAATTTTGGTATTCTTGGTCAAATAATGTTCTTTTTGCtgcaaattaaaaataatactaatttGCTTTATTAGTGCAAATATGCAGAACAAAAAAAGTttgttattaaaattatttgtgtttttgtaaaTTTGTGAGTTATCTTTTTGTTCCTGCTTGTCATGCCATTGAAGGCTGAGTTGAAGGAGAAAttggcgaggatgtatgaggtGAAGGATCCCAATGCCATCTTCGTATTCAAATTCCGGACTCACTTTGGAGGAGGGAAATCCACCGGGTTTGGCTTGATCTATGATTCTGTTGAAAATGCGAAGAAGTTTGAGCCCAAATACCGACTCATCAGGGTAATTCATCCGCTATTTAGCTACTTTTAGTCCTTTCGATTAATTTCTGGAATTGATTTAACATTTCTAAAAAGTATTTCTTTGAATTTAAAGCTCTGTTGTTGGCAGTCATGATTTCTAGAACTTTTAGTTTCTAGCtattttgaagctgctgtcttTTGACATTAGCTGCCTGATACTCTTAGATTTCGATTTTGTCATCACGTGGAAGTGAACATTACGAGATTCATACGGCTTATTGTCCATCTTAGCTCTTATATTTCTTTGCCTCCCACTCACAAATTATTGTTGCCGTTGATTGTCCTGAAAAGGCTAGAAATCTTTCTAGATTTCAGCGTGTTTAAAGGTTATTAAAATCTATCATGGTATTGGAACGAAGCATTGATTCATTTACGAGGGAACATTGTGACAGAACTGCCAATGCCTCTGATTAAATATCCGAAACATTTGCTTGCAGAATGGCCTTGATACCAAGGTCGAGAAGTCAAGGAAGCAGATGAAAGAAAGGAAGAACAGAGCAAAGAAGATTCGTGGTGTTAAGAAGGTACAATTATGTGTCATACAATCAAGATTATTTATCTACTTCATGTACCTAGGCAGCTTGAGAAATTGACATATAAAAAGGGCCTTGCTCAATCTTTTTTAAGCCTTGAAGCTGTTCTGCCCCTGCAACCATCTTTCCTGGAGTACAAAGTACCCTTGTTACAGAAATGTATATTAAGTTACTTTTGCTAACCATGGGTTCGACTAAATTTGTGCAGACTAAGGCGGGTGACGCAGCTAAGGCTGGCAAGAAGAAATAAGCCTCCGAGAGCTTTTGTGCCTTCTGGATTAGAAACCGGGAAGATTCTCATACAAtgtcttgtttttgttttaGCAGTGATAGTGTTGCATCACTTTGGGATCTTgtttgattaaaattttcatagCTGAGAATCTTCTTCTCAGAGTCTTTGTAGAAGAGACCGCTTAAGCTCGTTCCTCTTTCAGGTCGTCCTGATAGTTGCGTTATTTTGGGAGCACGGTTAAAGATTCGGATATTATTTGTTTCTACACATTATCTGATTATTTTTTCACCAAATGATGTGCAGCAAAGAACATATATTTTCTATAGATTCAAATTACGTATAACATACAACAATATAAAATTTGCGTGCCTATTACCGAAGTGTGTcttataataacatataaacatAGGACTCGAAGAACTAATGTGATGGTATAGTGCGAAAATTACTTGTCCTATTGAATGCAGCTACTTGTTCGCCATCTAAATCTATCGAGCGTCGGTGTTACTGTTTGGCTTTTGTAATGTGCTGCACACTTGGAATTTCTCAAACATTCTGGTGCATTATCACAACCTCCGGCTACGTGGTGATGTATGTTAAAGACTTCATGAttagatttaatattttattactaacaagCATCAACTCAAAATGTCATTTATTTCCATATTATTATACACATACGCATACACAACGTTAGTTCCTCTCAAAATAACtacatcaaaattcaaaaaccaCTCGTTACTGTTGGTTAAGCCTCGCTGCAGCCACCATGGACGCGGCCACGCCTCCAGGGTGCGCGGCCATATCCGGCGTATTGATTATCTCAGCCTGTATCACTCCCTCCGCATCTTCTCTCGTCACAGCTTTATCACCACTCAGTTTCTGGGTCGCATCCTATAAATCACACAGCAAAACAATAAATCTAACCAAaacataaatgaaaaaaaaaaaaaaaacaatattacAGTATTTGTTTTGAGTACGAAATTTGACCATTAAAATGTCTTCAAGCGTGGTTTTGCCCTCATCCCCTGCTATCCGTGCATTGTGTGCGGCGGctgatttggcctctgctcctAAGCCTCCAGGCACGACATGGCCCAACCCAGTGGCCCTAACCTCCGCAGTCTGTATTGCGGCGGCGTCGCTTTCGTCAACAGGTTTGTCTCCAGCTGAGATGGCCGTGGCCTCCAGTGCTTCTCCGATGGTACATTCGTCGGGGTCCACATCTGATGAAGGATCAGCCATCGTCACTTCCCTTGGCTGCCCATATCGCCCCACAATCTGCAGATTGTTCAgttcgataaaaaaaaaaaacaaattcatGTATAACAAAGAACTATAAAATGGCTAGATTAATATTTATACTTGTCCTCCGACGGCTTCCGTTATGACACGATAGCCATCGACATCGGTTTCTGACACGGCAG
Proteins encoded:
- the LOC140880976 gene encoding late embryogenesis abundant protein D-34-like, whose protein sequence is MSQQQPQRPEAVKYGDVFHVSGQLSRTPIAPQDAATMQAAENMVLGETPKGGVGATMQSASSWNERRGLVGHNDMTGIMSEHGAAVSETDVDGYRVITEAVGGQIVGRYGQPREVTMADPSSDVDPDECTIGEALEATAISAGDKPVDESDAAAIQTAEVRATGLGHVVPGGLGAEAKSAAAHNARIAGDEGKTTLEDILMDATQKLSGDKAVTREDAEGVIQAEIINTPDMAAHPGGVAASMVAAARLNQQ
- the LOC140880978 gene encoding small ribosomal subunit protein eS24z; protein product: MADKAVTIRTRKFMTNRLLSRKQFIIDVLHPGRPNVSKAELKEKLARMYEVKDPNAIFVFKFRTHFGGGKSTGFGLIYDSVENAKKFEPKYRLIRNGLDTKVEKSRKQMKERKNRAKKIRGVKKTKAGDAAKAGKKK